One genomic segment of Actinoplanes ianthinogenes includes these proteins:
- a CDS encoding DoxX family protein, with the protein MNSARSNKDAAALAGLLATTGVLHFVAPKPFDAIVPKSLPGSARQWTYLSGVAELAVAAAVAHPRTRRIGGLAAAALFAGVFPANVKMAWDWRHASPAKRAIAFGRLPLQAPLIAWALRVSR; encoded by the coding sequence ATGAACAGTGCCCGTTCGAACAAGGATGCCGCGGCATTGGCCGGGTTGCTCGCCACCACGGGCGTACTGCATTTCGTGGCGCCGAAGCCGTTCGACGCGATCGTGCCGAAGTCGTTGCCCGGGTCGGCGCGGCAATGGACGTACCTCAGTGGTGTCGCCGAATTGGCAGTGGCCGCGGCCGTCGCGCATCCCCGCACCCGGCGGATCGGCGGTCTTGCCGCCGCCGCGCTGTTCGCCGGCGTCTTCCCGGCGAACGTCAAGATGGCCTGGGACTGGCGGCACGCCTCGCCCGCCAAGCGCGCGATCGCGTTCGGCCGCCTCCCGTTGCAGGCCCCGCTGATCGCCTGGGCCCTGCGGGTATCTCGCTGA
- a CDS encoding DUF6232 family protein, which yields MTTYYRDPDVLITSSGIHMNGRDFRLPELIQVWHTKGARSWSVIAKRGAFGLTILLPLLVGALAVGLALALRIDLSHTIAMVIGGVLIGLAVVPVADLMLERVDRSYDQGSRTIEIWGRVRGGEVLLLRTTNAQRFGRIYRALQRAMEPAVRR from the coding sequence ATGACCACGTACTACCGGGACCCGGACGTGCTGATCACTTCGTCCGGGATCCATATGAACGGCCGCGACTTCCGCCTGCCCGAGCTGATCCAGGTGTGGCACACCAAGGGCGCCCGGTCCTGGTCGGTGATCGCCAAGCGGGGTGCCTTCGGGCTCACCATTCTGCTGCCGCTGCTGGTCGGCGCGCTCGCCGTCGGGCTGGCGCTGGCGCTACGCATCGATCTCTCGCACACGATCGCGATGGTGATCGGCGGGGTGCTGATCGGGCTGGCCGTGGTGCCGGTCGCCGACCTGATGCTGGAGCGGGTCGACCGGTCATACGACCAGGGCAGCCGGACCATCGAGATCTGGGGCCGGGTGCGCGGCGGCGAGGTGCTGCTGCTGCGGACCACGAACGCGCAGCGGTTCGGCCGGATCTACCGCGCGCTGCAACGGGCCATGGAGCCGGCGGTGCGCCGCTGA
- a CDS encoding PAS domain-containing protein, with protein sequence MRATRIRPTGIERTFGDHEMIVTKTDPRGVITYANDVFLRVSALTEAEAVGQPHNLIRHPDMPRGVFKLLWDALGEQREIFAYVLNLAADGAHYWVLAHVTPSYDAGGRVVGYHSNRRRPAPAAVAAISDLYAKVRAAESRHDHTPDAVAAGHQALQDILAERGMEYDELVWSLTNGGGR encoded by the coding sequence ATGAGAGCGACGCGGATACGGCCCACCGGGATCGAGCGCACCTTCGGTGACCACGAGATGATCGTCACCAAGACCGATCCGCGTGGCGTGATCACCTACGCCAACGACGTCTTCCTGCGCGTCTCGGCGCTCACCGAGGCCGAGGCGGTCGGGCAGCCGCACAACCTGATCCGGCATCCGGACATGCCCCGCGGCGTGTTCAAGCTGCTCTGGGACGCGCTCGGGGAGCAGCGGGAGATCTTCGCCTACGTGCTGAACCTGGCCGCCGACGGCGCGCACTACTGGGTCCTGGCGCACGTCACGCCCAGTTACGACGCCGGCGGCCGGGTGGTCGGTTACCACTCCAACCGGCGTCGCCCGGCCCCGGCCGCGGTCGCCGCGATCAGCGATCTGTACGCGAAGGTCCGCGCCGCCGAGTCTCGCCACGATCACACCCCGGACGCCGTCGCGGCCGGTCACCAGGCGCTCCAGGACATCCTCGCCGAGCGCGGCATGGAGTACGACGAGTTGGTCTGGTCGCTGACCAACGGCGGTGGTCGATGA
- a CDS encoding enoyl-CoA hydratase/isomerase family protein, with amino-acid sequence MGEFVRLEIADGIGTIRLERPPMNALNTQVQEELRAAATAAAGDPAVRAVVVWGGAKVFAAGADITEFTTVSYQHMVGRAAALSGAFDAVARIPKPVVAAITGFALGGGCELALACDWRVVAEDAKLGQPEIKLGIIPGAGGTQRLARLVGPARAKELIFSGRMVTAAEAERIGLADRVVPADRVYETAVELVQPYVTGPALALRAAKQAIDAGLSMDLAAGLALESHLFAGLFATDDRVEGTTAFVEKRKPKFTGQ; translated from the coding sequence GTGGGCGAGTTCGTACGGCTGGAGATCGCGGACGGGATCGGGACGATCCGGCTCGAACGACCCCCGATGAACGCGCTGAACACCCAGGTGCAGGAGGAGTTGCGGGCGGCGGCGACGGCCGCGGCCGGCGATCCCGCGGTGCGTGCCGTGGTGGTCTGGGGCGGGGCGAAGGTGTTCGCCGCCGGCGCCGACATCACCGAGTTCACGACAGTCAGCTATCAGCACATGGTGGGCCGGGCCGCGGCGCTCTCCGGGGCGTTCGACGCGGTCGCCCGGATCCCCAAGCCGGTGGTGGCCGCGATCACCGGGTTCGCCCTGGGCGGCGGCTGCGAGCTGGCCCTGGCCTGCGACTGGCGGGTGGTGGCCGAGGACGCCAAGCTCGGCCAGCCGGAGATCAAGCTGGGCATCATCCCGGGCGCCGGCGGCACCCAGCGGCTGGCCCGCCTGGTCGGCCCGGCCCGGGCCAAGGAGCTGATCTTCTCCGGCCGGATGGTGACCGCGGCCGAGGCGGAGCGGATCGGGCTCGCCGACCGGGTGGTCCCGGCCGACCGGGTGTACGAGACGGCTGTCGAGCTGGTCCAGCCCTACGTGACCGGGCCCGCCCTCGCGCTGCGCGCCGCCAAGCAGGCCATCGACGCCGGGCTCAGCATGGACCTGGCGGCCGGCCTGGCGCTGGAGTCGCACCTGTTCGCCGGACTGTTCGCCACCGACGATCGGGTGGAGGGCACCACCGCTTTCGTCGAGAAGCGGAAGCCGAAGTTCACCGGACAGTGA
- a CDS encoding Hsp70 family protein, whose protein sequence is MSIDQGGPKYALGIDFGTSNTVAVARWPDGRARPILVDGSPLLPSAVFADAAGSLLVGRDAVHSARLEPARFEPNPKRRVDDGLVLLGEREFDVVDLITAVLARVVEEWHRAVGPYRPETTLTCPATWGATRRTLLAEAAARAGLSGARLVAEPVAAATYFAEVLGRDVPIGSVLMVHDFGAGTFDASLVSRTATGFEVLAVDGRDDLGGLDVDAALVEHMQSDAWQRLLEPSTVEERRARRQLWDDVRIAKERLSRAQSADFVVPLLDTEVHLTRDELEQVARPVLEQTVRITRNLLTFADLPAGRLAGVFLVGGASRIPLVATLLHRELGEPPVVIEQPELVVAEGSILAGAALLASEPAAPGPTAELRLPSRSLPEFGGPAMPVASEFSELTTPAVRDFSGPAPVVRDFSEPTTPPPVGASGRSDKSDLPIMTQPVEAQSIPEAAGSALTAGGQGAAAGPPPARLPGTSAQASGGSAGSPAAQAPGAAAGSLAAQAPGATAGLPAAQAPGAAAGSLPAQAPRAAGGSSAAQVSGAAAGASGAIAGSLPAQAPGGAGSLPARVPGAAAGSLPPRVPGAAAGPLPESGDEPSGRRPLDRAAAPATSQGKTAREPDVDNRETEIRPELVVPPHMRPPVDPWPDAEPPHWRHDPDATMPTSPPQHEVRTPGVRKNQPAPKAAPSRPANPVVAHARPVSPVTGQARPVSGRAVVAAPRPPSVPQQQPRKAPKPARPKQAEQKRQPAPKPKRRKSRLLRFFQVLLSLLTMICVPIAALIVAYGYGDPGKSWKQDAVEVFKQIVSLVHP, encoded by the coding sequence ATGTCCATCGACCAGGGTGGTCCGAAGTACGCCCTCGGCATCGACTTCGGCACCTCCAACACCGTCGCCGTCGCGCGGTGGCCGGATGGGCGCGCGCGGCCGATCCTGGTCGACGGCTCGCCCCTGCTGCCGTCCGCCGTCTTCGCGGACGCCGCGGGCAGCCTGCTGGTCGGGCGGGACGCGGTGCACAGTGCCCGCCTGGAGCCCGCCCGTTTCGAGCCGAACCCGAAACGCCGGGTCGACGACGGCCTGGTCCTGCTCGGCGAGCGGGAGTTCGACGTCGTGGACCTGATCACCGCGGTGCTCGCCCGGGTGGTCGAGGAGTGGCATCGCGCCGTCGGGCCGTATCGGCCGGAGACCACGCTCACCTGCCCCGCGACCTGGGGCGCCACCCGGCGCACCCTGCTGGCCGAGGCGGCCGCCCGGGCCGGGCTGTCCGGCGCCCGGCTGGTCGCCGAGCCGGTCGCGGCGGCCACCTACTTCGCCGAGGTGCTCGGGCGGGACGTGCCGATCGGCTCGGTGCTGATGGTGCACGACTTCGGAGCCGGCACCTTCGACGCCAGCCTGGTCTCGCGGACCGCCACCGGCTTCGAGGTGCTCGCCGTCGACGGGCGGGACGACCTGGGCGGCCTGGACGTGGACGCGGCGCTGGTCGAGCACATGCAGTCGGACGCCTGGCAGCGGCTGCTGGAGCCGTCCACGGTCGAGGAGCGCCGCGCCCGCCGGCAGCTCTGGGACGACGTGCGGATCGCCAAGGAGCGGCTGTCCCGGGCGCAGTCCGCCGACTTCGTGGTGCCGCTGCTGGACACCGAGGTGCACCTGACCCGGGACGAGCTGGAGCAGGTCGCCCGGCCGGTGCTGGAGCAGACCGTCCGGATCACGCGGAACCTGCTGACGTTCGCGGACCTGCCGGCCGGGCGGCTGGCCGGGGTGTTCCTGGTCGGCGGGGCCAGCCGGATCCCGTTGGTGGCGACGCTGCTGCACCGGGAGCTGGGGGAGCCGCCGGTGGTGATCGAGCAGCCGGAGCTGGTGGTGGCCGAGGGGAGCATCCTGGCCGGGGCGGCGTTGCTGGCGTCGGAGCCGGCGGCGCCCGGACCGACGGCCGAGTTGCGGCTGCCGTCGCGGTCGTTGCCGGAGTTCGGTGGGCCGGCGATGCCGGTGGCGTCCGAGTTCAGCGAGCTCACGACGCCTGCGGTGCGGGACTTCAGCGGGCCGGCGCCGGTGGTGCGGGACTTCAGTGAGCCGACGACGCCGCCGCCGGTCGGCGCATCCGGCAGGTCCGATAAATCGGACCTTCCGATCATGACCCAGCCGGTTGAGGCGCAATCGATCCCGGAGGCGGCCGGCTCGGCGCTGACGGCCGGAGGCCAGGGGGCTGCTGCCGGCCCGCCGCCCGCACGGCTCCCGGGCACGTCTGCCCAGGCGTCCGGCGGGTCTGCCGGATCGCCGGCCGCGCAGGCGCCGGGTGCTGCTGCCGGGTCGCTGGCCGCACAGGCGCCGGGCGCTACTGCCGGGTTGCCGGCCGCGCAGGCGCCGGGTGCTGCTGCCGGGTCGTTGCCCGCCCAGGCGCCGAGGGCTGCTGGGGGGTCGTCGGCCGCGCAGGTATCAGGGGCTGCTGCCGGGGCGTCGGGCGCTATTGCCGGGTCACTGCCCGCCCAGGCGCCGGGTGGTGCCGGTTCGCTGCCTGCGCGGGTGCCGGGTGCCGCAGCCGGTTCGTTGCCGCCCCGCGTGCCGGGTGCGGCCGCCGGACCGCTGCCGGAGTCCGGGGACGAGCCGTCCGGCCGCCGCCCGCTCGATCGGGCCGCCGCCCCGGCGACATCGCAGGGCAAGACCGCCCGTGAGCCCGACGTGGACAACCGGGAGACCGAGATCCGTCCGGAGCTCGTGGTCCCCCCGCACATGCGCCCACCGGTCGACCCGTGGCCGGACGCCGAGCCCCCGCACTGGCGGCACGACCCGGACGCCACGATGCCGACCAGTCCGCCGCAGCACGAGGTGCGCACTCCCGGCGTACGCAAAAATCAACCCGCACCGAAAGCGGCCCCGTCGCGGCCGGCGAACCCGGTGGTGGCGCATGCCCGGCCGGTCTCTCCGGTGACCGGGCAGGCGCGCCCGGTGTCCGGGCGGGCCGTGGTCGCCGCGCCGCGCCCGCCGAGCGTGCCCCAGCAGCAGCCGAGGAAGGCTCCCAAGCCGGCCCGGCCGAAGCAAGCCGAGCAGAAGCGGCAGCCGGCGCCGAAGCCGAAGCGGCGCAAGAGCCGGCTGCTCCGCTTCTTCCAGGTGCTGCTCAGCCTGCTGACGATGATCTGTGTACCGATCGC